The Lolium perenne isolate Kyuss_39 chromosome 6, Kyuss_2.0, whole genome shotgun sequence genome segment TTGACTTTACCCCTTTCCCCAGTAGACCTGTTTCTGTCATTTTCATTTCTTTCTCATGTTCCTTTTCTAATGAACTTTTTGAATCCAACACGTTGCATGTTGAGGTTACAACCCTTGTGGTGTTACTGCTGCTCCCTGGGTTTATTCCATTATTCGCTTCCTCTGAAGCAGCTTGCTGCTCTGTGGATCCTTTTTCCTTGGGATATCTTTTTCTCTCGTACACAATTTTTATAGGTGGCTTCTGTATACTTTCATGGGCACTGTCAGAACTGGTATCCGCAAACAAAGTGGATGCTTCAGTTGATCCTTTTTGCTTCCGATCTCTTCTTCTTGTGTATACATTTTTTATAGGTGGCCTCTGTATACCTTCATGGGAAGATCAGAAATGATGTCAGCAAATAAAGTGTGAACCAATTGTTAATGTGGCCAGCAAATTCAAAACTCACATGATAATTAATTACATTTTTCAAGAACTGAGAATTCATTCATTTTCTATATGAAAATACTTTTATCCCATACGCTTATAAGTAATTTCAATTTGATTTGGTAAGGAATTTCTCATAGAGTAACAAAGTTCACAAATATGGAATTTTCACTCACCTCTGTAGGATCCTTCAATCAAGCTTGTTGAACTTCCACTAATGGACTGCCCACCTTCAGTTTCAGAAAtgtattctgtagttttctcagaGTCCGTTCTGGTGCCTGTTATAGCACTTGCATTGTTTTCTTTGttctttccatcagttctgaaTTCTTCAGTGAACTTCGGTACTTCCAGCAATGTAGCTGTTTTCCAGGTCTTCAGTTCCTCTCTATGTTCGTTGTCTGAACAACCTTCCAAACCCAACATCTGATCACCTCCTGTTGAACTTTCATAAGTGGATCGCCCCCCTTCTGCTGCTTTCTTCAAGTTTGTTGCGGTGGCCGCCACACTCGCGTTGTTTTCTTTGATCGCTCCATCAGATCTTAACTCTGCAATGAACTTTGCCACTTCCAGCAATGCAGCTGCTTCTGTGGTCTTCAGTTCTTCTTTCTGTTCTTCATCTGAGCAACCTTTAATATCCATTGAATAATTGCCTGCCGAAGTTACCCCAGTGCTCTCTGAATTCATTTCTTTACTCAGTGTTTTTTGAGGCACCTCAATACCGTGTTCGCTTATGTTTTCATATTCCATCATGATAATACCACTCCGTTCTTCTAATTCTTTCCTTTGCCCTTCCATCCTTTCTGCTTTGTCTTCGATCATGAACTTGACTAGTATAGAAGACCATCCAAACACAAAGGGGTACGAGAACGGAGAACCAACCAGACTTCCTAATGCTATCCTCAACCTAATAGGCTCCTTATCTCCACTTCCCAAACTTTCCTCATCTACCTCAAGCAACACTCCAACTGCAGATGCAACTTGATATAGCTCCTTCCAGTTTCTGTATGTACCTGGGACCCCATAGACCAAAACCCACTCTCGAATCAAGTCAAACTTTTCCCCAGCACATTCATCCCACCTTGCTACTGTGAATTTCACCTCTTTCTCATCCAGAAATGTTTCTACATTGGGAGGCTTTAAACAGCTTATTAGGTCATCCTCTGAGTTGAAGGATGCTGTAAAGTTCTTTGTACCCTCTCTCCTTATCTCCCAGTCACCAGTCAGTTTCCAAAACTTGTTTAGTTCAGTTTTCACTCTTGTCGGGTTCAAGTTACTGGTATTGGATGTGATCAGCAGGGAGTGATGGTAGAATTTCTCGTTCTCAACAACTTCATCTGAAGGTTGAATCATGTAGAAAGGAAACATTGTCGAGTGTCCAAATAACGGGGCCACAGTAACCAGTTTGTCTTTTATCCTGCATTGATCCAGAGTGTGTGATGTCTCCTTACAGGCAAAGCACTTCTTACCGGACACCATAGTTTGTTCTTGCTCCGAAGCAGCCTTATATTTTCGACCATAACGTCCCATTGCTTGTGCTGCAATCTGTACTTCTTCGGCACTTTCTGGTACCATGTGATGCCCTCTTGTTGTTTATATCAACCTATGCAGGAGCGTGTcccaagaaaagaaaaagagaaatcaGGATAAGATCCTTTTGAAGAAATTAAATGAGAGCACAGGAAAAAGGTTATTTTCTAGTTAAAATAAAAGAAAGCTTTTATGGACATATCGACTATATCTATATAATATGAGAGTATTGAGAGAACCAAGTGCTGGCTTCATGGCTAGGGCTCGCGGTGGTGAActcgcccacccgggttcgaatcATAGGTGAAGCTTTCCAACTTAACGGGGTGCTATCCTCGTGAAAAATCGCTGGAGAGGTCTCATTTACATCACAATATGGTTTTGCAGGCAAGTGATATTAACACACCGCCACTATAACATAGAACCCAAGTATACCAAACAAGTGTCTCAAAACTAGTGTTTTTGTTATAAAATTAAATACATATTAAAGTATCCCGCGGTGGTCGCACTGGTGGGGGTAGAGAGCACAAGCTGCGCATCCAGGTTGAGTCCCCGGGTGTGACAAGGGTCCAATTACACCCCTTAAATTTTTGTTTACTGTATAAAATTCTTCTTTTGCCTCATATAGGGAACAATTGGTCGTTTTTGGTATCCAAAAGATTTACAAAAGAAAACAACATAAACAGTACCATGCACTTGGAAGCAGTATATGTCCACCTATTTATCTCACTGTGTAATATCTAGGAAACAATTTATAGTCGCATTCTATTCTCTCACAGTAATTAAAAAGCGGACCAGAGTGGCACAGGTCTATGATAGCGTGAAGCATTGAAGGACACCCCAATTTTGTACTAAATTC includes the following:
- the LOC127307780 gene encoding uncharacterized protein; amino-acid sequence: MVPESAEEVQIAAQAMGRYGRKYKAASEQEQTMVSGKKCFACKETSHTLDQCRIKDKLVTVAPLFGHSTMFPFYMIQPSDEVVENEKFYHHSLLITSNTSNLNPTRVKTELNKFWKLTGDWEIRREGTKNFTASFNSEDDLISCLKPPNVETFLDEKEVKFTVARWDECAGEKFDLIREWVLVYGVPGTYRNWKELYQVASAVGVLLEVDEESLGSGDKEPIRLRIALGSLVGSPFSYPFVFGWSSILVKFMIEDKAERMEGQRKELEERSGIIMMEYENISEHGIEVPQKTLSKEMNSESTGVTSAGNYSMDIKGCSDEEQKEELKTTEAAALLEVAKFIAELRSDGAIKENNASVAATATNLKKAAEGGRSTYESSTGGDQMLGLEGCSDNEHREELKTWKTATLLEVPKFTEEFRTDGKNKENNASAITGTRTDSEKTTEYISETEGGQSISGSSTSLIEGSYRGIQRPPIKNVYTRRRDRKQKGSTEASTLFADTSSDSAHESIQKPPIKIVYERKRYPKEKGSTEQQAASEEANNGINPGSSSNTTRVVTSTCNVLDSKSSLEKEHEKEMKMTETGLLGKGVKSTEESRDGEKKHSKVRTSTTYYTRKKTAAETLGAEGGQPISGSSECMIRISETEGVAVPGTAPEGAQFDGKQHVSKMTTRTTQIGEEFNTYNEIYDSFTKMGLRENLLKGIYAYGLEKPSAVHQRGIVPLCKGLDVIQQSLYGTTVTLACGVLQRLDYGSAECQALVLVPTRDLAQETEKVIGSLGQWLGVKALACFGGTSVRGDKQFLSSSVQVIVATPGRVLDMLRRRALCPDNIRMFVLDEADEILTGGLKDQIYDIIQLLPSKIQFGVFCTTMSHEALELCRKCMYEPMKVIVPKDEELEGISIRQFYVKVEKEESKFDELCDLFRTMAVTQCIIFVNARRKVKSLAEKMRGRDYTVSTSHGGMDQQAREVAIQDLSSGSSCVLITTDLRGADALEVPVVINYDLPTQPVQYLRHVQRSRGKGVSISFVTRADDRVLSDIQRFCNAPIAELPSNTAGLQ